The Brassica napus cultivar Da-Ae chromosome C1, Da-Ae, whole genome shotgun sequence DNA segment GGTGGTTGGCATTGTTTGGCTGTTGATGATCAAGGCCGAGCCTACGCGTGGGGTATAACACTTTAAtgctattttgttttcttccctctatctgtttttgtttggtggTGTGTCAAAgtcatattattataaaaaaaatgattacacGTAGGTGGGAATGAATATGGACAGTGCGGTGAAGAGCCTCTAAAAGACGAGATGGGTAGACCCGTTCGTAGAGATATCGTCATCCCTAAGCGCTGTGCCCCTAAACTCACGGTCCGACAGGTATAACCAACacgtgttttttaaaaatatctttgtCTCTTCCTCAACGTGTTTATATGTGGATGATACTAATCCATCTTCTTATTAACAGGTTGCTGCAGGTGGTACTCACTCAGTGGTTCTGACACGTGATGGTCACGTGTGGACTTGGGGTCAACCCTGGCCTCCCGGTGACATGTAATACACAAGAATCAAAACTCTTACACAATAATGCCATTTTGTGCATTCTTGGGATATTACTTAtttgttgtgttttgttttgttttttgtagaAAACAGATATTTGTTCCGGTGAGAGTTCAAGGACTTGAGAATGTGCGTCTTATCGCTGTTGGTGCGTTTCATAACCTGGCGCTTGAAGAAGATGGGAGGCTAATGGCATGGGGTAATAACGAGTATGGACAACTTGGAACCGGTGATACTCAGCCAACACCTCATCCTGTTCCTATCCAAGGCCTTGATGGTCTCACtttggtttgttttctttctcttcctcttttttTCTACAAATGCAATAAGCTTTTCAACAgcttatatttctttaaacacaTACTTAGGTTGATATTGCTGCGGGTGGATGGCACTCAACCGCTTTAACCGATAAAGGAGAGGTATTATAATTCATCTTACTTCTCATTCTCACCATGTGCTAGATCCTCATTTTCATCTGGTTGGACTTGTAATGTGTAGGTGTATGGATGGGGAAGAGGAGAACATGGAAGACTAGGGTTTGGTGACAATGACAAGAGCAGCAAAATGGTTCCACAGAAAGTTAATCTTCTAGCTGATGAAGTTATCATTCAGGTACTAAAAGAATCTTAACATCTCTAACAGAGGATTAAACTTTTAATGATCAATAATCTTTTTACTAATAGGTTTCTTGCGGTGGAACACATTCAGTTGCTTTGACAAGAGATGGCAGAATCTTCTCGGTTAGTACCTTGTAAACCAAGAAACCTACTTTTAGTTATACTTTCAAAACAAAGAGAGATTCGTTCTTCTGATTATCTTTTGTGAGCAGTTTGGTAGAGGAGATCATGGAAGACTTGGTTATGGAAGGAAAGTAACAACGGGGCAGCCATTGGAGTTGCCTATAAAGATTCCTCCACCTGAAGGAAGCTTGAATCAtgctgatgaagaagaagaagggaaatGGTTAGCTACATCGATTGCTTGCGGTGGACGCCACACTCTTGCCATCGTTGAATGGAAGTCCGATGATATTTGATCGTTATAATCTCTATGGTCAACTTACGAAGAGAGGAAACAAATATTGATTCATAGGAAGAAAGGCAAAAGGAGAGTATGTTTCTATAAGGAGAAACACATGTTTTATCATTTCATATAACTTTTCCCTATAAATAATCTTTTAGATTAAATTAAACTTTGATTTCCAgggattttttttcaaatatataaatttgatcaGCCAATATTTTATTAGACTCTTTAAGTTTTTGCTTATATAGTGGTTTACTAATTTAATCTAATAttcttattgaatttttttttttcaagttttctGTCCTTCATACATGTATAGTGTTCACAATTAAAAAAGCAGATGTTTATTAACTATATATGGAGGAAATTACATAAAAATCAGGGGAATAACATCAGAAGCAGCAGGAATGAGAATTAAAACCCTtccaaatttattaaataactcAAAAGAGAGGATTTTATTAGAAAGTAAAATTGAAAGTTGTTTAGGTGTTCTTGTTCAAGCCAGTTTTGTCCTTCACCACTTCAGCAGCTCCTTGTGCCTTCTGCTTCATCTGTTGCCCAGCCTGCGTTTCACATTTTACGGTCAGGAccgtatatgttttgtttttgtaatgtaggtgtgtatatatatatacatgttttgAATTTGGTCTAATTTTTAATAGTCATGTTCTTTGAAAAACGAGAGATTGAGAAAACCAACATGTTGCATGGAGTCTTGAGCTGAAGCAGCAGCATCTTTGGCCTTGTCCATAAGACCACTTGCCTTCTCCTAGATTCACACATTTGAACATGTTCAATAGATAGATTTTCCCAAACCCCGTTTAGTGAAAATAAgactatatatatgcatgtataAAAGAGAATCATAAGTATTGACTGCAAGAGTTAACCTTAGTCTGGCCAGTGGCTTGGCCTGCTTGGTAGCTTAGGTTTTGCTTGTCTGacattttctttctctctctgtttttgctTAGAACTTAATCTTGATGcgttgattgattgttttgtgTTTGATGATGTAAGAATGTTGAGTGTTTGGTTGCTATTTATAACCCAAAGGGACGTGATTGGGTATCTCCACGTGTTGAGCACACGAGGATTGGTCCGAGAATGTTGCATCCGTCGGTAGCGTGGCGCATTTACGTGTTAGTTTACCGTTTGACCAGGACATAAAAGGCTTCTTACGTACTTGGTTTTGCTTGATCTGTGATCCGGAAAACAAGTCAAGTGATTCATCTTTCTAGGAAAATCACACATCAGGTACGACATCATCTCTCATCTCAATAGCTTCTCATAGAGCAGTAGATGTTCCTCTATTGTATCAAAACGTCGAAAAGGTTTCTTATAAGCGTAAGGATCCAAATTATGCCTGGAAAGGAGGTAAGAGTTTTTGTGGAGCAGGGGACACCATTGAGAGGGAACATGAGGCAAGTCTTAATGTAGGCAGTATACGAAGTTTTAGTAACTTAATTGTTAAAAAGTTAGAATAATGcttatgtaccatgaaagatagtttaacacacattaataaaaatgtataaagtagttaagaatttttaaacaacattcATGAGTATAAGCTTTAATATATAGCGCATTTAATCAAAACTTCAATGTTTCTGTAGGGGTTAACcctcatattttgaaaaaaaataaaaaaatatgataatattgttttgatGTAAAGATGTATCATGCACTGATATAGGATAATGGTCAAacaagtttggaacctttgttgtctatgtttctgtATATAATATCGACTTCATATTGGTTAGTCTACTAATTAAGGcggtatataaaattttattaaattaactgttaaa contains these protein-coding regions:
- the LOC106364421 gene encoding ultraviolet-B receptor UVR8-like; amino-acid sequence: MVSATSVIAWGSGEDGQLGIGSNEEKEWACVVEALEPYSVRSVVSGSRNSLAICDDGTMFTWGWNQKGTLGHPPETKTENIPSRVKALANVKITQAAIGGWHCLAVDDQGRAYAWGGNEYGQCGEEPLKDEMGRPVRRDIVIPKRCAPKLTVRQVAAGGTHSVVLTRDGHVWTWGQPWPPGDIKQIFVPVRVQGLENVRLIAVGAFHNLALEEDGRLMAWGNNEYGQLGTGDTQPTPHPVPIQGLDGLTLVDIAAGGWHSTALTDKGEVYGWGRGEHGRLGFGDNDKSSKMVPQKVNLLADEVIIQVSCGGTHSVALTRDGRIFSFGRGDHGRLGYGRKVTTGQPLELPIKIPPPEGSLNHADEEEEGKWLATSIACGGRHTLAIVEWKSDDI
- the LOC106364422 gene encoding stress-induced protein KIN2-like produces the protein MSDKQNLSYQAGQATGQTKEKASGLMDKAKDAAASAQDSMQHAGQQMKQKAQGAAEVVKDKTGLNKNT